In a single window of the Palaemon carinicauda isolate YSFRI2023 chromosome 10, ASM3689809v2, whole genome shotgun sequence genome:
- the LOC137648795 gene encoding uncharacterized protein, translated as MWKVVMLVSFASVVLQEAAAQGGAESIPFPGFLPSELIRERGPEADDQPNDIYAHLPVRRPKLEDDEVVIYPHHFGFEFGQDPEHHIYEVHSAKELASLSQKHGKHGKQAHDHDHDHHHHHDKASKGASKDGSKTLNHVPAPTSNPAPPSPPAHPFPNYPSPPSPGAYPPPPPPGAYPPHARPPYPYRPGFPPQG; from the exons ATG TGGAAGGTGGTAATGCTAGTTAGCTTCGCGAGTGTTGTCCTGCAGGAGGCAGCGGCGCAGGGCGGAGCAGAGAGCATCCCCTTCCCAGGCTTTCTTCCAAGTGAGCTTATCAG GGAGCGTGGTCCCGAAGCGGACGACCAGCCCAACGATATCTACGCTCATCTACCCGTGAGACGTCCCAAGCTAGAAGATGACGAAGTGGTAATCTACCCCCATCACTTTGGCTTCGAGTTTGGTCAGGACCCAGAACACCACATTTACGAGGTGCACTCGGCAAAGGAACTGGCCAGTCTATCGCAGAAACACGGCAAGCATGGCAAGCAAGCACACGATCATGACcatgaccaccatcaccaccacgaTAAAGCCTCAAAGGGCGCATCCAAGGACGGGTCCAAGACCCTTAACCATGTCCCTGCACCTACCAGCAACCctgctcctccttctcctccagccCATCCTTTCCCCAATTATCCTTCTCCTCCTTCACCCGGcgcttatcctcctcctcctcctccaggcgCATACCCACCTCATGCTCGCCCTCCATACCCATACCGCCCCGGTTTCCCTCCTCAGGGGTAA